In Lysobacter luteus, a single window of DNA contains:
- a CDS encoding protein-L-isoaspartate(D-aspartate) O-methyltransferase, protein MSLRMRLQPEAIGSGMTSQRVRDRLVDRLRGGAAGGEAISDERVLNAIRTVPRHLFVDEALATRAYEDTALPIGHGQTISQPWVVARMTEVLMQASPQKVLEIGTGSGYQAAILAALGLEVHTVERIGELLRTARKRFRQLGMNIRSKHDDGRIGWPENGPFDAIIVTAAAPALVDALGEQLAPEGVLVAPVGGATSQSLLVLHKAADGTLSQRMLGPVVFVPLLSGMVD, encoded by the coding sequence ATGAGCCTGCGCATGCGCCTGCAGCCCGAGGCGATCGGTTCGGGCATGACTTCCCAGCGGGTGCGCGACCGCCTGGTCGACCGCCTGCGTGGAGGCGCCGCCGGAGGCGAGGCGATCAGCGACGAGCGCGTGCTCAACGCGATCCGCACCGTGCCGCGCCACCTGTTCGTCGATGAGGCGCTGGCGACGCGCGCCTACGAGGACACGGCCCTGCCCATCGGTCACGGCCAGACCATCTCGCAGCCGTGGGTGGTGGCCCGCATGACCGAGGTGCTGATGCAGGCCTCCCCGCAGAAGGTGCTGGAGATCGGCACCGGCTCCGGTTACCAGGCTGCCATCCTGGCCGCGCTCGGGCTGGAGGTGCACACCGTCGAGCGCATCGGCGAACTGCTGCGCACCGCCCGCAAGCGGTTCCGCCAGCTGGGCATGAACATCCGTAGCAAGCACGACGACGGCCGCATCGGCTGGCCCGAGAACGGCCCGTTCGACGCGATCATCGTGACCGCTGCGGCGCCGGCACTGGTCGACGCGCTGGGTGAGCAGCTCGCGCCCGAGGGCGTGCTGGTCGCGCCGGTCGGCGGAGCCACGTCGCAGTCGCTGCTGGTGCTGCACAAGGCGGCCGACGGCACGCTGTCCCAGCGCATGCTCGGGCCGGTGGTGTTCGTGCCGCTGCTGTCGGGCATGGTCGACTGA